Below is a window of Aeromonas veronii DNA.
ATACGACTTGGGCAAGGTGACCGAATTGATGGAAACCGGCTCCAACGATGTGTTGGTGGTTGAGGCCAATGTAAAAGATGCCTTTGGTGCAAAGGAGCGGTTGATTCCGTTCCTGGAAGAGCAGGTGATCAAGCATATTGATCTGACTGCTCGAACAATCGAAGTTGATTGGGATCCTGGTTTCTAGTTTCCCGCGCTAACACGGGTGCCGGAGGTTTCTTATGTGGATTGGGGTCATTAGCCTCTTCCCTGAAATGTTCCGAGCCATTACCGAGCACGGGGTAACGGGTCGGGCCGTCAAGAGTGGCCTGCTGCAGATTGAGTGCTGGAACCCCCGGGAGTTTACCCACGATAAACACCGTACGGTCGATGATCGTCCTTATGGTGGTGGGCCTGGCATGTTAATGATGGTTCAGCCGCTGCGTGACGCGATTCATGCAGCCAAGCAAGCGGCGGGAGACGGGGCGAAAGTCATCTATCTCTCTCCTCAGGGACGCAAGCTGACTCAAGCGGGCGTGACCGAGTTGGCGACGAATCAGAAACTGATTCTGGTAGCCGGTCGATACGAAGGTATCGATGAACGCGTGATACAAACCGAAGTCGACGAAGAGTGGTCTATCGGGGATTACGTGTTAAGTGGTGGCGAGCTGCCTGCCATGACCCTGATCGATGCGGTTTCGCGTCTGGTCCCCGGGGTTTTGGGCGATCAGGCCAGTGCCGAGCAAGACTCCTTCACAGATGGCTTGCTGGATCATCCCCACTACACTCGACCGGAGGTGTTGGATGGATTGGCGGTGCCCGAGGCGCTGACAAGCGGCAATCACGAAGTGATCAGACGCTGGCGACTCAAGCAATCGCTCGGACGAACCTGGCAAAGAAGGCCGGAACTTATTAACAACCTAGCTCTGACTGACGAGCAAGAATCACTTCTTGCCGAGTATGTCCGCGAAGTGCGTGACAGCGTTAAGTAGAGTTTTCAGTTTATCCTAGGTAAGGAAAGACAATGAGCAAGATTATTCAGCAGCTTGAACAAGAGCAACTGCGTACCGACATCCCGGCTTTTGCCCAGGGCGACACTGTACGTGTTCAAGTTCGTGTTAAAGAAGGTGGTAAAGAGCGTCTGCAGGCTTTCGAAGGCATCGTTATTGCCAAGCGTAACCGCGGTCTGCACTCTGCTTTCACCGTTCGCAAGATCTCCAACGGCGAAGGTGTTGAGCGTGTATTCCAGACTCACTCTCCGCTGATCCACAGTGTAGAACTGAAGCGTCGTGGTGATGTTCGCCGCGCCAAACTGTACTACCTGCGCAACCTGTCCGGTAAAGCTGCTCGTATCAAAGAGAAGCTCAACTAATTCGATTCGAATTGGTGTCGATATGTCGACAAATAGCTCGACAGGTAGTGAAAAGGCTCGCCAATGGCGAGCCTTTTTTGTATCGTTTATTGGCTATCTCGTTGCCGTTACTGGATGGTAATCCCCCCGAAAAACTGAGGTGCTCATAAGTAGAATTTTCTCGTATCTTGAACGCAGGAGGTTCTACATGAAAACATCACGCTTTAGCGATGCACAGATTATCGCCATCCTCAAACAGGCCGAGTCTGGCTCACCCGTCCCTGAGCTCTGCCGTGAGCATGGCATCAGCTCCGCCACCTTCTACAAGTGGCGCTCCAAATTCGGTGGCATGGATGCTTCCCTCATGGCTCGCCTCAAAGAGCTGGAAGAGGAAAATCGTCGCCTTAAGAAGATGTATGCCGAGGAGCGCCTCAAGGCTGAGATCATCTCCGAGGCGATGGCAAAAAAGTGGTGACGCCATCTGCCCGCAGGGAGATGGCGACCAAGGCCGTGGCTCATTACGCTATCTCTATCCGCCTGGCTTGCCAGGTGTTCAAGGTGAGCGAGGGTTGTTATCGCTATCAGCCCGTGCTGGCCGATGAAAACCAGGAGATTGCCGACTGGCTGCTGCGCCTCACCACCAACCAGCGCAACTGGGGGTTCGGGCTGTGCTTTCTGTACCTGCGTAACGTCAAAGGCTTTGGCTGGAACCACAAGCGGGTCTACCGGATCTATCGGGCGCTAGAGCTCAATCTGCGGATAAAACCCAAGAAGCGGCTAGTGCGCGCTAAGCCGGAGCCGTTGGCAGTTCCTGATCAACCGAATCAATGTTGGTCGATGGACTTTATGCATGACCAGCTCAGCGATGGTCGCTCGGTGCGGTTGTTTAATGTGATCGATGACTTCAACCGCGAAGCACTGTGCATCGAGGTGGACTTTTCCTTGCCTGCCTCGCGAGTCAAACGGGCACTGGAGCAGGTCATCGAGTGGCGGGGCAAACCAGCCGCAATCCGCTGTGACAATGGCCCGGAATACATCAGCGAAGAGCTCAAGTGCTGGGCGCAGCAGAAGGGGATTGTGCTGAGGTATATCCAGCCAGGCAACCCACAGCAGAATGCCTACATCGAGCGATTTAACCGCACGGTGCGTTACGACTGGCTGGGCCATTACCTGTTTGAGTCACTGAATGAGTTACAGGAATTTGCCACGAACTGGCTGTGGGTTTATAACCATGAGCGGCCCAATATGGCGCTGGGTGGCTACACACCGAAACAGCGCCTGGCCCAGGCCGCATGACCTCTACTTTTGAGTGCCCTAAAAATGGGGGGATTACCGGATGACGCGTACTACCGAGTTGTCGCGCCCGAAGGGGCCTGGCACATAGTCGTCCGCAGCCCAGTCATTCTCGTAGCGGGTTTCCCCTGCTGGTGTGATGAGCTGATAGCAATATTCGAAGTAACCCGGGCCGTCGGTCGGCAGATTAAGGGTGGCTTTGAACTCGCCGCTCTTCATTCGTTTCAGCTCGACCGGTTGCCACTGGGTGAACTCGCCGATCAGCATCACCTGTTCCGCCTCTGCGCGGCCTCTTTCTCTACAGCAAAGGTCACCTTGACCTCCGGCTTGGACTTCAAAAACTGTTTGATCAGTGGCATGACGCCTCCTTGCCCGTGAGTTTAAAATGTCTCCTGTCTATTTTTATACCACCATATGACAAAATTATTGATAAGACAGATCACGTCGGCAAGGCAAAATAGCGTTGCAGCAAACTGTGGGTGAAGTCGATCTTGAGATAGAAGCCTCGGGGCAGGGTCATGATGGGTTGACCATCGCGGCCGATGGCGCGAGTCAGCGCCTTGTTGTTGGCCGCCTTGGGACGCAGTTGCATCACCTGGCCGTGGCGAGCGCTGATCTGCTCCACTTCCCCCAGCACTATCATGTCCATCAGCTCCTCCCAATCCTGACGCAGTAGCCTATCTTCCTCTTCACTCGGGCTCCACATCAGCGGCATGCCGACCCGTCGCTCGCCAACCGGGATCTCCCGACTGCCTTCCACCGGGATCCAGAGTACCCGGGAGAGCTTGTTGCGCACGTTTGACGCCTCCCAGCGCTGGCCACTGACACCGATCAGCGGGGCAACGCAGACGAAGGTGGTCTCCAGTGGTTTGCCTTGAGGATCCACGGGGATCGTCTTGAGTTCGATCCCCAGCTCCGGGAAGTCCTGTTCCGGCTTGCTCCCTGCGCTGGCCCCCAGTTGCAGCTCGATCAACTGACCGACCCACCCCTTGTCACGGCGCAGATCGTTGGGCACTGTGACGCCAGCTTCGGCGGCCAGCTGCGCCAGCGTGAAGCCGGCCATGGCATAGGCTCGGCTCAATAACTCCTGCTCGGATTGGGGATTGCTTGGCATAGTTGGCTCCATCTTGCTCGCCGTATTCTAACAGGAGAGGATCCCGAGAAGGATCGCTGTTTTTATAACCGATCCTGAGTGGATAAGATCAAATGCAGAGAATTTGGGGGCTATCAGCTCATCATTATGATTTTAAAGGATTTTGTCTGGTTTATCGAGCAGTGCTGCTGGCCTGGTTTGACCTCGAAATAGTTGTCCAAGGGTTTGTGCATGATGTTACACACAGTTATCCACAGAAATCTTGGATAAGTGGATGAAAGTGGGTGGCATCGCTGATTTGTTACAAAAAATTGTGAATGCCACCCCATTTTTACCGGGCAAATAGGGTAGATGTTGTGCCTCTCTTGTGGATAATTTCGCCACGGTGGATCTTTGAACAGTTGAACTTGTTCACAATCAGGATCATGGATCTTGCTCTTGGGGTGACATGGATCTAGATCCAGTTATTTTGTCTCAACTTAATGTATAGTAAGGTATTTTTATCTTTGGTGTTGCTGGGTGACGTGGAGGGGGCTTGCCGCGCACAGGTGAAAAGTACTGTATATACCCGTTTGCTAACAGCTTTATGCACAGTCTGGGTGGGCAACTTGGCCCAGTTGATCCTTGGATTTGTTTATAAGTCGGCTTGAAATTGAAAGTTATTCATGAGTGGGGGATCGCAGTCCCTGTTTGCTGCCACGAGGTGAATGTGGAACAATCCCCTTATAGATTCAGCCTTTATAAGGTGATCACGTGATAGATGGTGACGGGTTTCGTCCCAATGTCGGTATCGTGATCTGTAACCGTGAAGGACAAGTGTTGTGGGCTAAACGCTATGGGCAGCACTCCTGGCAGTTTCCGCAGGGGGGTTGATGATGGT
It encodes the following:
- the trmD gene encoding tRNA (guanosine(37)-N1)-methyltransferase TrmD, whose protein sequence is MWIGVISLFPEMFRAITEHGVTGRAVKSGLLQIECWNPREFTHDKHRTVDDRPYGGGPGMLMMVQPLRDAIHAAKQAAGDGAKVIYLSPQGRKLTQAGVTELATNQKLILVAGRYEGIDERVIQTEVDEEWSIGDYVLSGGELPAMTLIDAVSRLVPGVLGDQASAEQDSFTDGLLDHPHYTRPEVLDGLAVPEALTSGNHEVIRRWRLKQSLGRTWQRRPELINNLALTDEQESLLAEYVREVRDSVK
- the rplS gene encoding 50S ribosomal protein L19; amino-acid sequence: MSKIIQQLEQEQLRTDIPAFAQGDTVRVQVRVKEGGKERLQAFEGIVIAKRNRGLHSAFTVRKISNGEGVERVFQTHSPLIHSVELKRRGDVRRAKLYYLRNLSGKAARIKEKLN
- a CDS encoding IS3 family transposase (programmed frameshift); the protein is MKTSRFSDAQIIAILKQAESGSPVPELCREHGISSATFYKWRSKFGGMDASLMARLKELEEENRRLKKMYAEERLKAEIISEAMGKKVVTPSARREMATKAVAHYAISIRLACQVFKVSEGCYRYQPVLADENQEIADWLLRLTTNQRNWGFGLCFLYLRNVKGFGWNHKRVYRIYRALELNLRIKPKKRLVRAKPEPLAVPDQPNQCWSMDFMHDQLSDGRSVRLFNVIDDFNREALCIEVDFSLPASRVKRALEQVIEWRGKPAAIRCDNGPEYISEELKCWAQQKGIVLRYIQPGNPQQNAYIERFNRTVRYDWLGHYLFESLNELQEFATNWLWVYNHERPNMALGGYTPKQRLAQAA
- the mutH gene encoding DNA mismatch repair endonuclease MutH — encoded protein: MPSNPQSEQELLSRAYAMAGFTLAQLAAEAGVTVPNDLRRDKGWVGQLIELQLGASAGSKPEQDFPELGIELKTIPVDPQGKPLETTFVCVAPLIGVSGQRWEASNVRNKLSRVLWIPVEGSREIPVGERRVGMPLMWSPSEEEDRLLRQDWEELMDMIVLGEVEQISARHGQVMQLRPKAANNKALTRAIGRDGQPIMTLPRGFYLKIDFTHSLLQRYFALPT